The following are encoded in a window of Rubellicoccus peritrichatus genomic DNA:
- the leuC gene encoding 3-isopropylmalate dehydratase large subunit: MGKSLFQKVWDDHAIRTLPNGQTQLFIGTHLIHEVTSPQAFGMLRDLGLGVRYPKRTFATVDHIVPTNEINEPYSDPLAQAMIEELRKNTAEHDITFFDTNTGKQGIVHVVGPEQGITQPGTTIACGDSHTATHGAFGAIAFGIGTSQVREVLATQTLALGKLKVRRIEVNGELRPGVYAKDVVLHIIRLLGVNGGLGYAYEYGGNVFDNFTMEERMTVCNMSIEGGARCGYVNPDETTFEYLKGRPYSPQGEAWDAAVEKWRSYASDADAEYDDVFHIHAEDIKPTVTWGINPGQAIFIDENLPLLNELDSADQGTANEAYEYMKLKEGEAIKGTKIDVAFIGSCTNGRLSDLEEVAQFVKGRKVSENVKAIVVPGSQITAQIAIEKGLDKVFSEAGFEWREAGCSMCLAMNPDKLIGDQLCASSSNRNFKGRQGSPTGRTLLMSPVMVAAAAITGEVCDAREVFGVTEPALA; the protein is encoded by the coding sequence ATGGGAAAAAGCCTTTTTCAGAAAGTTTGGGACGATCACGCTATTCGCACCCTGCCTAACGGGCAGACGCAGTTGTTTATTGGGACACACCTCATTCACGAGGTGACCAGCCCGCAGGCCTTTGGCATGTTACGTGATCTCGGTCTCGGCGTTCGCTACCCGAAGCGCACCTTCGCAACAGTTGACCACATCGTGCCAACCAACGAGATCAACGAGCCCTACAGTGACCCGCTCGCCCAGGCCATGATCGAGGAGCTCCGCAAGAACACGGCCGAGCATGATATCACCTTTTTCGACACCAATACCGGGAAACAGGGTATTGTTCACGTAGTGGGCCCCGAACAGGGAATCACCCAGCCGGGAACCACCATCGCCTGTGGCGACAGTCATACCGCGACCCACGGAGCTTTCGGAGCCATCGCCTTCGGGATCGGCACCAGTCAGGTTCGCGAAGTGCTTGCCACGCAGACACTTGCCCTGGGCAAACTAAAGGTCCGCCGGATTGAAGTGAACGGCGAACTGCGCCCCGGTGTTTACGCCAAGGACGTCGTTTTGCACATCATCCGCCTCCTGGGGGTCAATGGCGGCCTCGGCTATGCCTACGAATACGGCGGCAATGTCTTTGACAACTTCACGATGGAAGAGCGGATGACCGTCTGCAACATGTCAATCGAAGGCGGCGCACGTTGCGGCTACGTCAATCCCGATGAAACCACTTTCGAATACCTGAAAGGCCGCCCCTACTCGCCTCAGGGCGAAGCATGGGATGCTGCGGTAGAAAAATGGCGCAGCTATGCCAGTGATGCCGATGCGGAATACGACGACGTCTTCCATATCCACGCCGAGGACATCAAGCCGACCGTAACCTGGGGCATCAATCCCGGGCAGGCCATTTTCATCGATGAAAACCTGCCCCTTTTGAACGAACTGGACTCAGCGGATCAAGGCACAGCCAATGAAGCCTACGAATACATGAAGCTGAAGGAGGGTGAAGCGATCAAAGGGACCAAGATCGATGTTGCCTTTATCGGCTCCTGCACCAACGGCCGCCTGAGTGACCTCGAAGAAGTGGCCCAATTCGTCAAAGGGCGTAAAGTCTCTGAAAACGTCAAGGCGATAGTCGTCCCCGGTTCCCAGATTACCGCTCAGATCGCGATCGAAAAGGGCCTGGACAAGGTTTTCAGCGAAGCAGGTTTCGAGTGGCGGGAAGCCGGGTGCTCCATGTGCCTGGCCATGAATCCCGATAAATTGATCGGAGATCAACTCTGCGCCAGCTCGTCAAACCGCAACTTCAAAGGCCGTCAAGGCAGCCCAACCGGGCGCACCCTGCTCATGAGCCCTGTCATGGTCGCCGCAGCAGCCATTACCGGAGAAGTCTGTGATGCCCGTGAAGTGTTTGGCGTGACCGAACCTGCTCTGGCTTAG
- the solA gene encoding N-methyl-L-tryptophan oxidase has product MQEADIIVVGVGAMGSSALYHLSKSGANIIGLERFKPGHDRGSSHGECRMIRKAYFEHPNYIPLLNRAYELWDDLNSQVPQPLFHRTGLIIYGPPESPLIEGIDQAASEHDLPIEKINAAGGQDRFPHLRVPAGMTGRYEADGGYLEVENTIRAYAELAEENGVTLINNCELLDWKTIKDKVQLETSQGTFQAKKMIVAGGAWNAGILKLPKIPFKVHRVMQFWFASNSDYTAQNGFPSFAFYLPEGFYYGFPGLNNVIKVAQHAPGAFMEDPDQLNPMPLPEEVAAIKKAVKTLLPDLPSTPVRHSACMYTMTPDQHFLIDHHPETDNIIIAGGFSGHGFKFSPVIGEILSELSLTGQTRHSIDFLRWRWS; this is encoded by the coding sequence ATGCAGGAAGCAGACATAATCGTTGTTGGAGTTGGGGCCATGGGCAGCTCGGCCCTTTACCATCTATCAAAATCTGGCGCCAATATCATTGGCCTGGAACGTTTTAAACCCGGGCATGACCGAGGTAGCTCTCACGGAGAATGTCGAATGATCCGAAAGGCTTACTTTGAGCATCCGAACTACATCCCCCTCTTAAATCGTGCCTACGAATTATGGGATGACCTCAATTCCCAAGTCCCCCAACCCCTCTTTCACCGAACCGGCCTCATCATCTATGGCCCTCCCGAAAGTCCACTTATCGAGGGAATTGACCAAGCCGCCAGCGAACATGATTTACCTATTGAAAAAATCAACGCAGCAGGTGGACAAGATCGGTTTCCCCATTTGCGCGTTCCGGCAGGAATGACTGGACGCTATGAAGCAGATGGCGGTTATCTCGAAGTCGAAAACACCATCAGAGCCTATGCCGAGTTGGCTGAAGAAAATGGAGTTACCCTCATCAATAACTGCGAACTCCTCGATTGGAAAACCATCAAAGACAAGGTACAGCTCGAAACCAGCCAGGGCACTTTCCAGGCGAAAAAGATGATTGTCGCCGGAGGTGCCTGGAATGCAGGCATTCTGAAACTGCCAAAGATACCCTTCAAGGTTCATCGCGTTATGCAATTCTGGTTCGCATCCAATTCTGACTATACGGCACAAAACGGATTTCCCAGCTTTGCCTTTTACCTGCCTGAAGGCTTTTACTACGGATTCCCTGGCCTTAATAACGTGATTAAAGTTGCACAGCATGCACCTGGCGCCTTCATGGAAGATCCCGATCAACTGAACCCAATGCCATTGCCCGAAGAAGTGGCTGCGATCAAAAAAGCAGTTAAAACACTCCTGCCAGACTTACCATCGACTCCAGTTCGACACTCGGCCTGCATGTATACCATGACACCGGATCAACATTTCCTGATAGATCATCACCCGGAAACAGATAATATTATTATCGCTGGAGGATTCTCCGGACATGGATTTAAATTCTCTCCGGTTATCGGTGAAATCCTGAGTGAATTATCACTCACCGGACAAACCCGTCATTCGATTGATTTTCTGCGCTGGCGCTGGTCTTGA
- a CDS encoding MFS transporter, protein MSAEEYSDDANASMVTGLKRKTVQEYIDEAPVWPDGTATSLVPMTSMQWRIFALACAGKFFEGMLVFMTGVALPLISLEFKLKPTDMGFVTAATLAGILVGASALGGLADFFGRKKMFIIEMIIFTVFLTALTFSPNFVLLVIFLFGAGVALGCDYPTAHLVISESIPTKMRGRLVLGAFAFQAVGAFFGTGIGILILREVQEVEAWRWMYATAIIPAIFVIIGRFFVTESAHWQVSKGHIEKAEKTTARLLKRHPIYPKRIHLHSPHKGHEHKKPKSNYAALFNKDNRKATILASVPWFLQDLGTYGIGIFTPTILAAMIGAKATEHGLLDVINNDMLAAEGSAIMDIFFFIGIIGAILLVDKVGRIKLQILGFIGCAIGLLLAALSVRADGSNNMPLLMVGFTLFFFMTNLGPNAMTYLLAGEVFPTHVRGMGAGFAASFAKIGAVLTAFLFPVLLKVIGTSILLYGLVGIFVLGAVVTFIFAIETKGLNLEDIGKKPQEIEIEKERAIDAEIA, encoded by the coding sequence ATGTCAGCAGAAGAATACAGTGACGATGCAAATGCTTCAATGGTGACCGGGCTGAAACGCAAGACGGTTCAGGAGTACATTGATGAGGCTCCCGTTTGGCCGGATGGGACGGCGACTTCGTTGGTTCCAATGACATCCATGCAATGGCGTATCTTTGCTCTGGCATGCGCAGGCAAGTTTTTCGAAGGGATGCTTGTTTTCATGACAGGGGTTGCGCTTCCGCTTATTTCACTGGAATTTAAATTGAAACCCACCGATATGGGTTTCGTGACTGCTGCCACCCTAGCCGGCATTCTGGTTGGGGCCAGTGCCTTGGGTGGTTTGGCGGATTTCTTCGGGCGCAAAAAGATGTTCATCATCGAGATGATCATTTTTACCGTTTTTCTGACTGCACTGACTTTCAGCCCGAATTTTGTTCTACTTGTTATTTTTCTTTTCGGGGCCGGTGTTGCTCTCGGGTGTGACTATCCAACTGCGCATCTTGTTATCTCTGAGAGTATTCCGACCAAGATGCGTGGGCGCCTGGTTTTGGGAGCGTTTGCCTTTCAGGCTGTGGGTGCGTTCTTTGGAACGGGCATTGGAATATTGATTTTGCGCGAAGTGCAGGAGGTCGAAGCCTGGAGATGGATGTACGCAACTGCAATTATTCCTGCGATATTCGTGATTATCGGTCGCTTCTTTGTCACTGAGAGTGCCCATTGGCAGGTTTCGAAAGGGCATATCGAGAAAGCGGAGAAAACAACCGCGAGACTCCTCAAGCGCCATCCGATATATCCTAAGAGGATACATCTTCATAGTCCACATAAGGGGCATGAACATAAGAAGCCTAAATCGAACTACGCTGCTCTTTTCAATAAGGATAATCGGAAGGCTACGATTTTGGCTTCAGTTCCCTGGTTTTTGCAGGATCTTGGCACCTACGGTATTGGTATTTTTACACCAACGATTCTGGCTGCGATGATTGGGGCAAAAGCTACTGAGCATGGTTTGCTTGATGTAATCAATAATGATATGCTCGCGGCCGAAGGATCAGCCATTATGGATATCTTCTTCTTTATTGGGATCATTGGGGCAATTCTTTTGGTCGATAAAGTGGGGCGTATCAAATTACAAATATTGGGCTTTATAGGCTGTGCAATTGGCCTGTTACTGGCAGCTCTTTCTGTTCGGGCTGATGGCAGTAATAATATGCCGCTGCTTATGGTTGGTTTTACACTTTTCTTTTTCATGACCAATCTTGGCCCGAATGCCATGACCTATTTACTGGCAGGTGAAGTTTTTCCAACCCACGTTCGCGGGATGGGGGCGGGTTTTGCTGCATCCTTCGCGAAGATTGGTGCAGTGCTGACAGCTTTCCTGTTTCCTGTTTTGCTCAAAGTCATCGGCACCTCAATATTACTTTATGGTTTAGTGGGCATTTTTGTCCTTGGGGCTGTTGTGACCTTCATATTCGCCATTGAGACAAAGGGTTTAAATCTCGAGGATATTGGTAAGAAACCTCAAGAGATCGAGATCGAGAAAGAACGAGCAATTGATGCTGAAATTGCCTGA
- a CDS encoding fibronectin type III domain-containing protein encodes MSFVLLGVHGVCANSNVYVSRFWHNHQPTYWPEWNTNGDQNNRVEYVWDSIVLKNNRSYTGSNAQHPENNLGDIFGLDDRRNAYQSGPRNSVANIDQRGGFAMSYSGSLIDNVRQLGALGQLGYGNNWNGGNREARQWTTTAGAPRIDLVGFTYHHSLGPLLPKAVLRKEIQIFKQAWWKAWGGSSDLSDHSKGFFPTEMAFSRHIVDVLVEEGYEWVIVASHHLSRTCPTYFDQFDLDNNQYGIFSSPPNRSDLLGPSPDNGWWYSEPNPGNAAWNVAPYAYQLHKSKYVNPETGEESTIVMVPSDDVLSYRYGYANEGTGKIGQFISPFANDSSRPVLVMPATDGDNAWGGGSSSWFEATPQLFGESASAGYNPTSPQDFVDAHGASAPVAHIEDGAWIFPESDYGSPYFLKWIEPPVAASPELRYPGTVVDMETPGFALKFWSWAPVITGANWVETAEQILRDEGGSVEAWKIQAPYDWDGTYTSPNDVELAWHIYLTGLDSGFNYYGGLGNDDEVKPALATTRAIQRLQSWMTEERRANDRTSPSVLKPQRFPYNPGAYTFGWFNSIPGGDTSYLKKMPSEFYIWTHAYDVSGLTSVNLKIRVDADGINPLSNNQNETYGGGSDVGDWITVPMTQRELPATQSALNAAANNGQINYFIEPPELADYYYAKITNAVLPAFRDKLLDYYVEATDTKGNVHKSEIQHVFVEDDGAVTDSPGSPTNLTAMARSSSTIDLSWTAAEFAQGYRIFRDSVEIASVSGTAYSDTGLSGDTTYQYAIQAYNSQGDSTLTDGVSATTPPAPAAPDVPTGLSAVALSATSIELSWDGSAGATEYRLLRGGVEIAQLGTPGYTDTGLAPDTNFNYAVTAGNAGGFSMPSSVVSVRTHVAPPSFSLGESSEPSGYLLLDPGMRLFTALRGTLLYVATWTPTGGDNDHFIFVTDTLEPSASVAQVWDKAGLSAQPDGKPFLAAESVNSYAAWFNTTGATEVWRASTGGGRLEGVIDLVEVFGSLPQTVYIAAVAYQTADAGLLGAQAPVGNGDNNLDPNEFLALPVAAVRDVNSDGTLDRLDPDRGFIARPEQPEMPSGNVSLAWPVVPGVTYQVRYSYDFLNWNNVPNGRFTAGSGETELSYSWEGGVDAPVFFDVEIVQPD; translated from the coding sequence ATGAGCTTTGTCCTGCTCGGCGTTCATGGAGTCTGTGCCAATAGTAACGTTTATGTCAGTCGCTTCTGGCATAATCACCAGCCTACTTACTGGCCGGAATGGAACACGAATGGTGATCAGAATAATCGCGTGGAATATGTATGGGACTCAATTGTATTGAAAAACAACCGTTCCTATACCGGATCAAATGCACAGCATCCGGAGAATAATCTTGGAGATATCTTTGGGCTTGATGACCGGCGCAACGCATATCAAAGCGGGCCGCGCAATTCTGTTGCAAACATCGATCAACGTGGTGGTTTTGCCATGAGCTATTCCGGATCGCTGATAGATAATGTCAGACAACTGGGAGCGCTTGGCCAACTGGGTTATGGTAACAACTGGAATGGAGGCAACCGGGAAGCACGCCAGTGGACAACTACGGCTGGTGCTCCGCGAATTGATCTTGTCGGTTTTACTTATCATCACTCTTTGGGCCCGCTTCTACCGAAGGCAGTACTGCGCAAGGAGATCCAGATATTTAAACAAGCCTGGTGGAAAGCCTGGGGTGGAAGTTCGGATCTCTCCGATCACTCAAAGGGATTTTTCCCAACAGAGATGGCGTTCTCCCGCCACATTGTTGATGTGCTTGTCGAAGAAGGTTACGAGTGGGTTATCGTAGCGAGTCATCACCTTAGCCGGACTTGCCCAACTTACTTTGATCAGTTTGACCTGGATAATAATCAATACGGAATTTTTTCCAGTCCTCCGAATCGTTCAGATTTGCTGGGACCATCACCAGATAATGGTTGGTGGTATAGTGAACCTAATCCCGGAAATGCCGCCTGGAATGTTGCACCTTACGCCTACCAGTTGCATAAGTCCAAATACGTCAATCCGGAAACCGGTGAGGAATCAACTATTGTGATGGTTCCGTCTGATGATGTCCTTAGTTATCGTTATGGTTATGCCAATGAAGGCACTGGTAAGATTGGACAGTTTATTTCACCTTTTGCCAATGACTCCAGCCGCCCGGTTCTCGTCATGCCTGCGACAGATGGTGACAATGCCTGGGGCGGCGGTTCCAGTTCGTGGTTCGAGGCAACACCTCAGTTGTTTGGTGAATCTGCCAGCGCTGGATACAACCCTACATCGCCTCAGGATTTTGTTGATGCTCATGGGGCGAGTGCTCCCGTAGCTCATATTGAAGATGGTGCCTGGATCTTTCCCGAAAGTGATTACGGTTCGCCTTACTTTTTGAAATGGATTGAGCCTCCTGTTGCTGCTTCTCCCGAATTACGTTACCCGGGAACCGTCGTTGATATGGAAACGCCCGGTTTTGCACTTAAGTTCTGGAGTTGGGCTCCTGTGATTACAGGTGCAAACTGGGTCGAGACAGCAGAGCAGATTCTTCGTGATGAAGGTGGCAGTGTTGAGGCATGGAAGATTCAGGCGCCTTATGATTGGGATGGCACTTACACTTCTCCCAATGATGTGGAGCTGGCCTGGCATATCTACCTCACAGGATTGGACTCCGGCTTCAATTATTATGGAGGGCTTGGAAACGATGATGAGGTTAAGCCTGCCTTGGCAACGACGCGGGCCATTCAACGCCTTCAATCATGGATGACTGAAGAGCGTCGTGCCAATGATCGGACTTCGCCAAGTGTTCTTAAGCCGCAGCGCTTCCCTTACAATCCCGGGGCTTACACTTTTGGCTGGTTCAACAGTATTCCAGGCGGTGATACGAGTTATCTTAAAAAGATGCCTTCAGAGTTTTACATCTGGACGCACGCTTATGATGTCTCAGGGCTTACTTCTGTGAATCTCAAGATTCGTGTCGATGCGGATGGAATCAATCCTCTTTCAAATAATCAGAATGAGACTTATGGAGGAGGGAGTGATGTCGGTGATTGGATTACCGTACCCATGACACAACGTGAATTACCTGCAACTCAATCTGCTTTAAATGCGGCAGCAAATAATGGACAGATCAACTACTTTATCGAACCACCTGAGCTGGCTGATTACTATTATGCAAAGATAACAAATGCTGTTTTGCCAGCTTTCCGCGACAAGCTCTTGGATTACTATGTCGAAGCAACTGATACGAAGGGCAATGTTCATAAGTCTGAAATTCAACATGTGTTTGTTGAAGATGATGGAGCAGTGACAGACTCTCCGGGAAGTCCCACCAATCTGACCGCGATGGCCAGGTCAAGTTCAACAATTGATCTGAGTTGGACTGCCGCAGAATTCGCTCAAGGATATCGTATATTCCGTGATAGCGTTGAGATTGCCTCGGTTAGTGGAACGGCATACAGCGACACTGGGCTGTCTGGTGACACCACGTATCAATATGCGATTCAGGCTTACAACAGTCAGGGAGATTCAACATTGACTGATGGCGTTTCTGCAACAACACCGCCCGCGCCTGCCGCTCCTGACGTCCCGACAGGGTTGAGTGCAGTCGCTCTTTCGGCGACGTCTATTGAACTGAGTTGGGATGGATCTGCCGGGGCGACGGAGTATCGCTTATTGAGAGGTGGTGTGGAAATCGCTCAGCTTGGGACTCCGGGATATACAGACACGGGATTGGCACCCGATACGAACTTTAACTATGCTGTTACGGCAGGCAATGCCGGTGGTTTCTCAATGCCGAGTTCTGTTGTTTCAGTCAGGACTCATGTTGCGCCGCCTTCGTTTAGTCTTGGGGAATCAAGTGAGCCGAGCGGCTATCTTCTATTGGATCCTGGGATGCGTTTGTTTACAGCTCTGCGTGGGACGCTCCTTTATGTGGCGACATGGACACCCACCGGTGGCGACAATGATCATTTTATTTTTGTGACCGATACCCTTGAACCATCTGCATCTGTAGCTCAGGTGTGGGACAAGGCTGGTTTATCCGCCCAGCCGGATGGTAAGCCTTTTCTGGCGGCTGAGTCCGTCAACAGCTATGCAGCTTGGTTTAATACGACAGGAGCGACGGAAGTCTGGCGTGCTTCCACTGGTGGTGGTCGCCTTGAGGGGGTCATCGATCTGGTTGAAGTCTTTGGTTCGCTTCCTCAAACTGTTTATATTGCAGCCGTGGCCTATCAGACGGCAGATGCAGGTCTGCTTGGTGCACAGGCCCCAGTTGGAAATGGCGACAATAATCTGGATCCTAATGAGTTTCTGGCCCTTCCGGTAGCCGCGGTGCGGGATGTCAACAGTGATGGGACATTGGATCGTCTTGATCCGGATCGTGGTTTTATTGCCCGACCGGAGCAGCCGGAAATGCCGTCAGGAAATGTATCTCTGGCTTGGCCGGTTGTTCCAGGGGTAACTTACCAAGTGCGTTACAGTTATGATTTCCTCAATTGGAACAATGTGCCAAACGGTCGCTTTACTGCTGGCTCAGGAGAGACTGAGCTTTCCTACAGTTGGGAGGGTGGTGTGGATGCCCCAGTGTTTTTTGACGTTGAAATTGTTCAGCCGGATTGA
- a CDS encoding OprD family outer membrane porin, whose product MSIASAQEAPEISNQTQRAAVRYTEHPEGPRAQPSSRQVAPASIHDLRTPASSQATTNHFEGEHDYPNNEGLITETFPEVDNYISTLDPFFRDSNLTLNIRSAYFRTENEASTPLAQAWALGGSFIYESGWFRDFLHLGAGYYTSNGLYKPTGEGTTLLLKDEPDRTQHNINVLGQMYVEFKHDIYRLKLYRQKLDTPFINEHFDRMIPQLFEAYILGTKNLQPEKKGQGYKRNPDFPINFMAGYVSEELNRGSTTFVPLSSVATKNTTNVDRGVIIGGLEISPANGVSTSIWEYYGLDMFNTIYTEAEGQFNIDEDGALEGKFAVQFIDQRSVGDAIVGKWSSQVIGLLAGVSYEGFAASLRYNYNFGGVGIALNGAANSFGIQSPWGRFPSFNKSTVLDRNTADTAIYGIWASYNFNALSSQLEGLEFSTSYTYASIEASSLRADESNGEFDITLKYTIPALKGLFFEARGSWVSFNDRPGSYVPAINDYRLYLNYTIPLL is encoded by the coding sequence ATGTCAATTGCCAGTGCACAAGAGGCACCTGAAATCTCGAATCAAACGCAAAGAGCAGCGGTACGATATACCGAGCATCCTGAAGGACCGCGAGCCCAGCCATCATCAAGACAAGTTGCTCCAGCCAGTATTCATGATTTGCGAACGCCGGCCAGCTCCCAGGCAACAACCAACCATTTTGAAGGCGAACATGACTATCCGAACAACGAAGGCTTGATCACAGAAACTTTTCCAGAGGTTGATAACTACATCAGTACACTTGATCCATTTTTTCGTGACTCAAATCTCACTTTAAACATACGTTCCGCTTACTTTCGAACAGAGAACGAAGCGAGCACACCACTCGCTCAAGCCTGGGCTCTTGGTGGCAGTTTCATTTATGAGTCAGGCTGGTTTAGAGACTTCCTCCATCTTGGCGCAGGTTATTATACTTCAAACGGCCTTTACAAACCAACAGGCGAAGGGACTACCCTGCTTCTCAAAGATGAACCTGATAGAACGCAGCATAATATCAACGTGCTCGGTCAGATGTATGTGGAATTTAAGCACGACATATACCGCCTCAAGCTCTACCGTCAAAAGCTGGATACACCGTTCATTAACGAGCACTTTGACCGGATGATTCCACAACTTTTCGAAGCGTACATCCTGGGCACCAAAAACCTGCAGCCAGAGAAAAAAGGGCAAGGTTACAAAAGGAATCCCGATTTCCCGATCAACTTCATGGCCGGATATGTTTCCGAAGAACTGAATCGAGGCAGCACCACATTTGTCCCCCTGTCCTCAGTTGCGACCAAAAACACAACTAATGTCGACCGCGGTGTCATTATTGGAGGATTGGAAATCTCTCCGGCAAACGGAGTCAGCACAAGTATTTGGGAATACTATGGTCTTGATATGTTCAATACCATCTACACTGAAGCAGAGGGACAATTTAATATAGACGAAGATGGAGCACTTGAGGGCAAGTTTGCCGTCCAGTTTATCGATCAACGATCAGTAGGCGATGCCATCGTTGGCAAATGGAGCAGCCAGGTCATCGGCTTACTTGCAGGAGTAAGCTATGAGGGGTTCGCGGCCAGCCTACGTTACAATTACAATTTCGGCGGAGTGGGAATAGCCCTCAACGGAGCCGCAAATTCATTTGGAATCCAAAGTCCCTGGGGACGCTTTCCATCGTTTAATAAATCCACCGTGCTTGATCGAAACACGGCAGATACTGCCATCTATGGCATATGGGCATCTTACAATTTCAATGCGCTCTCCAGTCAACTGGAAGGACTGGAATTTTCTACGAGCTATACTTACGCCAGCATAGAAGCTTCATCTCTTAGAGCAGACGAATCCAACGGCGAGTTTGACATTACTCTCAAATACACGATCCCGGCGCTGAAAGGCCTCTTCTTTGAAGCTCGCGGGTCATGGGTCAGTTTTAATGACAGGCCCGGAAGCTATGTCCCCGCTATCAATGACTATCGCCTTTACCTCAACTATACCATTCCACTGCTTTAG
- a CDS encoding DUF1223 domain-containing protein, whose protein sequence is MKLKAFSILTVILIASNLPIRAAEPVTFDSGEQQVALVELFTSQGCSSCPPAERWINQLEGDSRLWTGVVPVVWHVDYWDRLGWKDPYANSENTERQYAYRRTDAINSVYTPGFVVDGKEWRGFFQRKGLKLPSTKADGRLTATLKGNQLTADFSGHAKGPLVLNIAVLGIDLETKVARGENRGRLLNQSFTVLEHQTGQSSDGKWELTIPQGAINDSERQALAIWVSRKGSQKPIQATGGWLSEAASSAKG, encoded by the coding sequence ATGAAACTGAAAGCCTTTTCGATTTTAACGGTGATCCTGATCGCCTCAAATTTGCCAATAAGGGCCGCTGAGCCCGTTACTTTTGATTCAGGAGAGCAGCAGGTGGCCCTGGTGGAGCTTTTCACTTCCCAGGGTTGTAGTAGTTGCCCTCCAGCTGAGCGTTGGATTAATCAGCTGGAGGGCGACTCACGGCTATGGACAGGCGTGGTTCCGGTCGTCTGGCATGTTGATTATTGGGATCGTCTGGGCTGGAAGGATCCATATGCCAATAGTGAGAACACCGAGCGCCAATATGCGTATCGCAGGACTGATGCCATTAATTCGGTCTATACACCCGGATTTGTTGTTGATGGCAAGGAATGGCGGGGCTTCTTTCAACGCAAAGGACTCAAGCTGCCTTCAACAAAAGCGGATGGCAGGCTGACTGCGACTTTGAAAGGCAATCAGCTTACGGCTGACTTTTCTGGCCATGCAAAAGGGCCTTTGGTCCTGAATATTGCGGTCCTTGGGATTGATTTGGAAACAAAGGTGGCCCGCGGAGAGAACAGAGGGCGCTTGTTGAATCAGAGCTTTACCGTGCTGGAGCACCAGACGGGGCAGAGTTCGGACGGGAAATGGGAACTTACTATTCCGCAAGGTGCTATCAATGACAGCGAACGCCAGGCCCTTGCCATTTGGGTGAGCCGTAAAGGATCGCAGAAGCCAATTCAGGCCACAGGTGGTTGGTTGTCCGAAGCTGCCAGCTCGGCCAAGGGTTAA
- the corA gene encoding magnesium/cobalt transporter CorA, with amino-acid sequence MKVVTREKLYHRGKGLPPGELVKISDGHQGECDIRVISYGVDSIVRKDKCSPEEALDEVGKRAMTWIHITGIHDGAKIKTICERLGMHGLAIEDVLSADARPKFEEFGDNLFLVSRAAMLSDDHKSIFVEQISYFVGNGFLLSVQEGDEPLFATVEKRLQNSPSKLRKSGAAYLLFSLSDVKNDFLMNILDALEADIVEIEEAMLEESEDVTIETIYRKKRAILMMLRIVLPMRDNANRLDLLDHPIISDGDHYYFRDLADYARRAAERVEHSRLVMQNMQEFYHAEQEHKINRVMKVLTIIATLFLPLTFIAGVYGMNFNHEVSWWNMPELYWHYGYPACLLFMAVIFFSFLIWFRKQKWI; translated from the coding sequence ATGAAAGTCGTCACACGCGAAAAGCTCTACCATCGTGGTAAAGGTCTGCCTCCAGGTGAATTGGTGAAGATTTCGGATGGTCACCAGGGCGAGTGTGATATTCGTGTCATTAGCTACGGAGTGGATTCAATTGTGCGGAAGGATAAGTGCAGTCCGGAGGAAGCCCTCGATGAAGTGGGTAAGCGTGCAATGACATGGATCCATATTACTGGTATCCATGATGGTGCAAAAATAAAAACGATTTGCGAGCGGCTTGGTATGCATGGACTGGCCATCGAAGATGTGCTCAGTGCGGATGCGCGTCCGAAATTTGAGGAGTTTGGAGACAATCTCTTTCTTGTCTCCCGTGCCGCTATGCTCTCTGACGATCATAAATCAATTTTTGTTGAGCAGATATCTTACTTTGTCGGCAATGGCTTTCTGCTTTCGGTTCAGGAGGGTGATGAACCACTATTTGCCACTGTTGAGAAGCGTTTACAGAATTCACCCTCAAAGCTCAGGAAAAGTGGTGCGGCCTATTTGCTCTTTTCCCTGTCGGATGTGAAAAATGATTTCCTCATGAACATCCTTGATGCTCTGGAGGCGGATATTGTGGAGATTGAGGAGGCGATGCTGGAAGAATCCGAGGATGTCACGATTGAGACTATTTACCGTAAGAAGCGGGCGATTCTGATGATGTTGCGTATTGTCTTGCCAATGCGGGATAACGCAAACCGTTTGGATCTGCTTGACCATCCGATTATTAGCGATGGCGATCATTATTACTTTCGCGATCTGGCTGATTACGCACGTCGAGCTGCCGAGCGTGTTGAGCATTCACGATTGGTGATGCAAAACATGCAGGAATTCTACCATGCCGAGCAGGAGCACAAAATCAACAGAGTGATGAAAGTCCTTACTATAATCGCCACACTCTTCCTGCCGCTTACTTTTATCGCTGGTGTTTATGGGATGAATTTCAATCACGAGGTGAGCTGGTGGAATATGCCGGAGCTTTATTGGCACTATGGCTATCCCGCCTGTCTTCTCTTCATGGCTGTTATTTTCTTTTCATTCCTGATATGGTTTAGGAAACAGAAGTGGATCTAG